One genomic window of Coffea eugenioides isolate CCC68of chromosome 1, Ceug_1.0, whole genome shotgun sequence includes the following:
- the LOC113766708 gene encoding MDIS1-interacting receptor like kinase 2-like — MSIQNYSICPISLVSVCLAILHLVSSSGINAAPDQMHAASNPGTEGKALLTWKASLDNYSQSKLSSWSSSANPCSTWDAIRCNKAGRVSVINITSSGIKGTLDHFNFSSLPHLTTIELSQNALHGTIPSNIGNLSRLTNLAFWSNQLSGAIPDEISQLTNLRLLNLSDNSFNGSIPTSIGNLTGLAELDLGSNKLSGWIPEEIGKLKSLTKLSLANNTLTGRIPVSIGNLSGLTLLYLYQNYLSGPIPKEIGNLTKLNELNLLENKLTGQIPSTLGNLTNLVDLQLSQNNLYGAIPPELGTLKLLAHILIFQNQLSGALPDGFNNLTHLNVLDLSQNYFTGHLPQNICIGSSLSWFNVHENNFVGAMPRSFKNCSSLRGIGISDNQLSGNISEEFGIYPHVEIMDLRNNKFFGQLSWNWSGYLNLTALGISNNNLSGRIPTGLGELSRLQKLYLSSNHLHGKIPSSLGKLTLLLELKLHNNNLSGNIPTEIGQMSRLLNLSLSANNLSGSIPEQIGNCTQLLDLNLSQNALVGNIPSQVGNLPSLATLDLSQNMLESKLPLELGEMKSIETMNLSHNRISGSIPKSFDHCFSLISIDISYNQLEVLLD; from the exons ATGTCAATCCAGAATTATTCCATCTGTCCAATTAGTTTAGTTTCTGTATGCTTGGCCATCCTTCACTTAGTCTCCAGTTCTGGAATAAATGCTGCTCCCGATCAAATGCATGCAGCATCAAACCCTGGAACTGAAGGGAAAGCTCTTTTAACATGGAAAGCCAGTCTTGACAATTATAGCCAATCTAAGTTGTCATCCTGGTCATCTTCTGCAAATCCTTGCAGTACTTGGGATGCAATTCGATGCAACAAGGCTGGACGAGTATCGGTGATTAACATCACTAGTTCTGGCATCAAAGGTACACTTGATCATTTCAATTTCTCGTCTCTACCCCATCTAACTACAATTGAGCTTTCTCAAAATGCACTCCATGGGACCATACCATCCAACATTGGGAACCTTTCCAGACTAACCAATCTTGCCTTCTGGTCAAATCAATTGTCCGGTGCTATTCCTGATGAAATCAGCCAACTAACCAATCTTAGGCTCTTGAACCTTTCCGATAACTCATTCAATGGATCAATCCCTACTTCTATTGGCAATCTGACAGGCCTAGCCGAGCTAGACCTAGGAAGCAACAAACTTTCTGGATGGATTCCAGAAGAGATTGGGAAGCTCAAATCTCTGACGAAACTCTCTTTGGCTAACAATACGCTCACAGGTCGGATTCCTGTGTCTATTGGAAACTTAAGTGGCTTGACTCTGCTGTATCTTTACCAAAATTATCTGTCGGGGCCTATTCCCAAAGAAATTGGAAACTTGACAAAGCTAAATGAATTAAATCTTCTAGAAAACAAGCTCACTGGACAGATTCCTTCTACCTTAGGAAATTTGACCAATCTCGTTGACTTGCAACTTTCCCAAAACAACTTATATGGGGCTATCCCTCCAGAATTGGGAACATTGAAGCTACTAGCTCATATTCTTATTTTCCAAAACCAGCTAAGTGGTGCTCTGCCCGATGGATTCAACAATCTTACACATTTAAATGTGCTAGATCTGTCTCAAAATTATTTTACTGGTCATTTACCCCAAAATATATGCATTGGTAGCTCACTGTCGTGGTTCAATGTACATGAGAATAATTTTGTCGGTGCTATGCCAAGGAGCTTTAAAAACTGTTCTAGTTTAAGAGGTATTGGCATCTCTGACAACCAACTATCAGGAAATATCTCTGAAGAATTTGGCATCTATCCACATGTGGAAATTATGGATTTAAGGAATAACAAATTTTTTGGTCAGCTGTCTTGGAATTGGAGTGGCTATCTGAATTTGACAGCGTTGGGAATCTCGAATAATAATCTTTCTGGCAGAATACCAACTGGGCTTGGAGAGCTATCTCGTCTGCAAAAACTTTATCTCTCTTCAAATCACTTGCATGGGAAGATCCCTAGCAGTTTAGGGAAGTTGACCTTGTTGCTTGAGCTTAAGCTGCACAACAACAATCTCTCAGGCAATATACCAACAGAAATTGGTCAGATGTCTAGGCTTTTAAATCTTAGTTTGTCGGCCAATAATCTTAGTGGCTCAATCCCAGAACAAATAGGTAATTGCACACAATTGCTGGATTTAAACTTGAGCCAAAATGCACTCGTCGGAAATATTCCTTCTCAAGTAGGAAATCTTCCCTCACTCGCAACTCTTGATCTCAGCCAAAACATGCTGGAATCAAAATTGCCACTAGAGCTAGGCGAGATGAAAAGCATTGAGACGATGAATCTTTCGCATAATAGGATATCAGGTTCCATCCCAAAAAGTTTTGATCATTGCTTCAGTTTGATTTCCATTGATATATCCTACAATCAGTTGGAAG TGTTACTGGATTGA
- the LOC113750239 gene encoding MDIS1-interacting receptor like kinase 2-like, with translation MIFLIIAPILATIFLLVVVVGIFIRARPHTRSMENKPQEFTRNMFSAWSFDGKMVYENIIDAIENFDPKYCIGAGGFGSVFRAELPNGQVVAVKKLHGVDDGALRRPKDFANEIRALTNIRHRNIVKLYGFCSHIQHTFLVYEFLEGGSLMHLLSNDETAAKCEWIKRVSIVKDVANALSYMHQNCSPSIIHRDISSKNILLDSEYQAHISDFGTARILRPDSCHWTSFAGTYGYAAPELAYTMEVNEKCDIYSFGVLVLEVIMGKHPGDFILSTLSASSSTSTVYDILLKDIVDPRLSSPSTQESKEVTLVAKLALSCIEPNPQLRPTMQQVCAQLLKEIASQFNVFPIVTIGQLLDLQMTNV, from the exons ATGATCTTTCTAATTATTGCTCCAATACTAGCAACCATATTTCTTTTGGTTGTGGTTGTGGGCATCTTCATTCGTGCAAGGCCACATACGAGAAGCATGGAGAATAAGCCTCAGGAATTTACTAGAAATATGTTCTCTGCCTGGAGCTTTGATGGGAAAATGGTCTATGAAAACATCATTGATGCAATAGAGAATTTCGACCCCAAGTATTGCATTGGAGCAGGAGGATTCGGAAGCGTATTTAGAGCAGAGTTACCAAATGGTCAAGTGGTGGCGGTCAAGAAACTTCATGGAGTGGATGATGGTGCCTTGAGGAGACCAAAAGATTTCGCCAATGAGATCCGTGCACTAACAAATATAAGGCATCGCAACATCGTGAAGCTGTATGGATTCTGTTCACATATACAACACACTTTCTTGGTTTATGAATTCTTGGAAGGGGGAAGCTTGATGCACTTGTTGAGCAATGATGAAACAGCAGCCAAGTGCGAATGGATCAAGAGGGTAAGTATTGTTAAGGATGTGGCAAATGCATTATCTTACATGCACCAGAATTGTTCGCCTTCCATAATTCATCGAGATATATCTAGCAAAAATATTTTGTTAGACTCTGAGTATCAAGCCCATATTTCTGATTTTGGTACTGCAAGAATCTTGAGGCCTGATTCATGTCATTGGACTTCATTTGCTGGAACTTATGGATATGCTGCTCCAG AACTTGCTTATACCATGGAAGTAAATGAAAAATGTGATATTTATAGTTTTGGAGTATTAGTTTTAGAAGTGATCATGGGCAAGCATCCAGGTGATTTCATATTGTCAACATTGTCGGCATCATCATCTACTTCAACAGTATATGACATACTGCTGAAAGATATTGTGGATCCTCGACTTTCATCTCCAAGTACGCAAGAGTCAAAAGAAGTGACCTTGGTGGCAAAGCTGGCATTGTCATGTATAGAACCCAATCCTCAGTTAAGGCCTACAATGCAGCAAGTGTGTGCCCAACTGTTAAAGGAAATAGCATCTCAATTCAACGTATTCCCAATTGTTACAATTGGACAACTTCTGGACCTGCAAATGACAAATGTTTGA